CTCAGTATTTCTGTCGCAGGCACCATGCTAAGAAGAGACTGAAATGCTCCCAAGTCCCTGGGCACTAAGTCCGGGGGAATTAAAGCCACACAGGCCACATTTGCAGCGCTCAAACACAgcccggctgctgctgctgctgaaatagATTCAACTTCCAGAGGCCATCACAGAAATTGTCTCTGGGGTgtcaaatgaaatgaaaaaatgcacCAGGAGAAAGGAAACCCACAACTGCTTGACACGCTTCATTGCTTCCTTtgagcagcagaaaatgggGATGCCCAGAGgtatttccagctgctgctgatcccAGCTGGAGCTCTCTGCAGAGTCCCAGCAGGAAcccgagcccagcccggggAGCTCACACAATGTCAGGGAGATTCTGTCTCTGGATTCAGTCAGGGTTGCATTCCCCAACAAGTCCAGGTACCACCTCCTGTTTTCTTAGATTGAAACAACAACAGTGAAAGCCTTAACGATGGCACAATTCCCCAGtccacaaggaaaagaaaggacaaatTGTAAAGTTCTCCAAACATTTGTCCTGCTTGGCTGCAAAAGTCCTGCTGCACTCAGTATGGAAATCCAAGAGAAGCTGCACTTGGTGGCACATCTTGTGACAGAAGCTCGACCTCGTTCTTCACTAAAGGTTCTTGAAAAGAGCAGCTGGGACTGTGCAGAAGATTCCTGGAAAAGTCAAAGAGCTTTccagaagtgaaatgaaaatgcaagaaataaagCAAGACGTTTTCCTCTATTTATTTCTATGCTTCCCTTTCCCATATGTTGCACTACTTCTCCATGCCATTGATTCCAAATTGATCTCACCTCTCAGATGGATGACTCAGTGAGTTTTAGACACTCGAAAATACCATGGGCTGTACACACAGTTAGCCTTCCCTTGATTTTGTTGCAAAGTAATGCTGGAGACGTCCGTGTAGTGCTGGGGTCGGGCACGAATCCTACAGCCAGGGGATGTGTCCTGACAGTGTCTGACCCTCAGCAGGGACAATGCACAGCAGCGACCGAGGGGATTCCTCTGGCACGGCGCAGGAGTCAGGTCTCTGCATCTGGGCTCAACACGGCCACGTTGCCGTGTTTGGACAGGCTCAGGAGCTGTCCCCGTGGAGCGCGGGGCTCGAGCGTGGAACGGACCCGCGGACAAACTGCCCCGGGGCTCCAGTtgcagcggcggcagcggcggcagcagcagcgacTCTACAAAGTCTACGGAGTCTACGAGCTTCCTCTCTCTCTtgttcctcctctccctctctcgCTCTTCGGCACTGTGTCTCGGTGCCCCTCAGCCTCTCCCGGTGTCCCTTTCCCGgtctccccagcccctctcgGTGTCCCTTTCCCggcctctccctctccccctgcaGGACCGGGCCGTGCCCCCGACCCCGGCCCCGGGCGTCCTGCCGCGGTCTCGCCTCCGCCcggctctggctgtgctggctttAGGGCTGCTGGGCGGGGAtcagtgcctggggctggggcggCATCGCCGCCCTTTGGCTGCGCCagggccggccccggccccggcccctcccgggCCCCGCGGAGGACACACACGgcgcggccgctcccgccgcctccGCTGCGGCTTCCCCGGCCCGAGCTCCGCCGCTCGGCAGCGCGGCCGCCGGCCCCGAGCCGCCGGGGCCCGGGGCGGGTGGGGATGCCCGGCCCGGGGCGCTGGGGGGCCGCTCGGGGGCCGTGTCTGGCCCCGGGCCGAGCGCTGAGGGCCGCGTGTCGCCCACAGGGAAGGCGCGGGAGGCCCTGCAGGACCGCTACCGCCTGGGTTCGCTGCTGGGCCGCGGAGGTTTCGGCACCGTCTGCTCGGGGACGCGGCTCTCGGACGGCGCCCCGgtgagcggcggggccggcggcgggcggaggaggaggagggcggAGGAGGAGGCGGTGGAGAtcggggcgcggcggggcgggcggccaGCTCAGCCCGCTGCTGCCCTTTGCTCGCAGGTGGCCATCAAATGCGTGCCCCGGGATCGCATCCGGCACTGGGGCGAGCTGGTGAGTGAGCGGGGCCAGCGGGAGAGGCCGGGGCCCGGCAGGGGAAGAGCCGGcgggagccctgcagggagagcgGGCGGGGGGCGAGCGGGGGGCccagagcagccggggctgggCGAGGGGTCCCGGAGCCCTGGCACGGCCTCAGCCCCACTGACGGCATCGTGGTCCTCCCGCAGACCAACGGCGCCCATGCGCCCCTGGAAATCGTGCTGCTGGACAAGGTGTCCGGCGGCTGTGCACGTGTCATTCAGCTCTTGGAGTGGGTTGAGCTCCCCAGCAGCTTCCTC
Above is a window of Sylvia atricapilla isolate bSylAtr1 unplaced genomic scaffold, bSylAtr1.pri scaffold_90_arrow_ctg1, whole genome shotgun sequence DNA encoding:
- the LOC136375100 gene encoding LOW QUALITY PROTEIN: serine/threonine-protein kinase pim-1-like (The sequence of the model RefSeq protein was modified relative to this genomic sequence to represent the inferred CDS: deleted 2 bases in 1 codon), translating into MEIVDYSALNEVTPPLSAAVPDMLELQLRSCPRGARGSSVERTRGQTAPGLQLQRRQRRQQQRLYKVYGVYELPLSLVPPLPLSLFGPGRAPDPGPGRPAAVSPPPGSGCAGFRAAGRGSVPGAGAASPPFGCARAGPGPGPSRAPRRTHTARPLPPPPLRLPRPELRRSAARPPAPSRRGPGRVGMPGPALGGRSGAVSGPGPSAEGRVSPTGKAREALQDRYRLGSLLGRGGFGTVCSGTRLSDGAPVAIKCVPRDRIRHWGELTNGAHAPLEIVLLDKVSGGCARVIQLLEWVELPSSFLLVLEHPERCQDLSAFLAERRFLPEEEARGLFRQVLEAVRHCTSCGVLHRDIKPGNILFDLATGQLKLIDFGCGAFLRDTAYTQFAGTLSYSPPEWIHHQCYHGEAATIWSLGLLLYHLVMGKHPFRRGQQIIWGQILFPRWLSQECQDVIKRCLSMQPLDRPSLEDLFNDPWLQGVHLP